From Candidatus Methanosuratincola sp., one genomic window encodes:
- the purE gene encoding 5-(carboxyamino)imidazole ribonucleotide mutase, with translation MPKASVIVGSKSDEEIGSKVKEALSEFGVEADFQVISAHRDPERLDAYIKGSDSEVFIAVAGLAAALPGVIASKTTRPVIGVPRDVRLGGLDALLSIVQMPPGVPVATVGVDNWKNAALLAVEILALKHPELSEKLEMARRSRT, from the coding sequence GTGCCAAAGGCATCTGTAATTGTTGGCTCAAAGTCAGATGAAGAGATAGGATCTAAGGTCAAGGAGGCGCTGAGCGAATTCGGCGTGGAGGCAGACTTCCAAGTCATCTCCGCACACCGGGACCCGGAGAGGCTGGACGCGTACATCAAGGGGTCAGACTCGGAAGTGTTCATCGCAGTAGCCGGGCTAGCTGCAGCGCTGCCTGGAGTGATCGCATCGAAGACAACGAGGCCTGTTATAGGGGTTCCCAGAGATGTGAGGCTCGGGGGGCTCGATGCGCTGCTATCGATAGTCCAGATGCCGCCTGGGGTGCCTGTCGCGACGGTCGGGGTCGACAACTGGAAGAACGCCGCGCTCCTCGCAGTGGAGATACTTGCGCTCAAGCACCCTGAGCTCAGCGAAAAGCTGGAGATGGCGAGGAGGTCCAGAACTTGA
- the purS gene encoding phosphoribosylformylglycinamidine synthase subunit PurS, which yields MRFLVKAEVSLKRGHFDPEGDVASKSLRDLGFSVGTVRVSKAYTIEVDARDPTEAKALAEEMCRKLLANPTKDDFMVEVLVIEGRTA from the coding sequence TTGAGGTTCCTGGTCAAGGCAGAGGTAAGCCTCAAGCGGGGGCACTTCGACCCGGAGGGCGACGTGGCTTCAAAGTCACTTAGGGATCTGGGGTTCAGCGTTGGGACGGTGAGGGTAAGCAAGGCGTACACCATAGAGGTCGATGCGCGCGACCCAACGGAGGCAAAGGCATTAGCTGAAGAGATGTGCAGGAAGCTCTTGGCAAACCCCACTAAGGACGACTTCATGGTGGAGGTCTTGGTTATTGAGGGAAGGACTGCTTAG